The DNA sequence CTCGGGGAATTTTATAGAAGTAGAAATCGCAGATTCCGAAAGCAACTACATCAGCGGAACGTTTGAGGCTGTTTACATCAGAGACCACCGTGACGACACCGTCTATAACTTTTACCTGCCCGATACCTTGCGATTCGCTAACGGCTTTTTCAGGGTTAAAGTAGAACCTCCGAGATAACGGCTTTCCGCGCTTAAAACCCGGGACCCAACACCATAATCTCTTAACGTTGAGCAAATTGAAACTTGGGACTAACTAAAACCCAGAAGTAACTGAAACTTTGAACTAAATTGAACTTTGAACTAATTTGAAACTATCGAGCCGGAGCCGTTAATTCTCCCCGCAAAGGTGTTTCCAGTAATTTACGGAGTTCTTTCGCGGGAAGGTCAAAAGAGAGAAGGTACATCATTTTTGTGATGGCGGACTCGAAAGTCATGTCAAAGCCGCTGGTGACGCCGGCTTCCAGGAGATGTTTGCTGGTTTCGTAGCGGCCGAGTTCTACGGCGCCGCCGTCGCATTGGGTTATGTCAAGGATGAGAAGCCCCCGCTGGATGGCCCTGGTAAGGGAATTGATGAACCAGGGGGCGGTAAACGTATTCCCGCTTCCATAGGTTTCCATGACCACGCCCCGGATGCCCGGGGTGTTCAGGACGGCTTCGACGGTGCGTTCGGTAATGCCGGGGAATATTTTAAGTACTGCCACATCGGGTTTCAGGGTCTTATGTACCCGCAATGGTTTTTCGGGCGGAGAAAGTATGTTTTGGTGCCTGTATTTGATGGCAACGCCGGCCTCGGCAAGGGCAGGGTAGTTCATGGAGTAGAAGGCTTCAAACTTCTCCGCATTGTATTTCTTTGCCCTGTTGCCCCTGAAAAGCTGGTAATCGAAATAAATACCTACTTCGGGGACAGTTGCCTGGTTTCCTGTCCTGTCTGCTGCAATTTCCATGGCCGTAATGATATTCTCCCTGGCGTCGGTGCGGATGGCCCCGATAGGAAGCTGGGAGCCGGTAAGTACCACGGGCTTTGCCAGATTTTCCAGCATAAAACTCAGGGCGGAGGCGGTGAAGGCCATGGTATCGGAGCCATGCAGGATCACGAAACCGCTGTACAGTAGATAATTCTCCTCGATGATCCCGGCAATTTTCGCCCAGACTTCCAGGTTCATATTCGAAGAGTCCAGGGGCGGATCGAACGTATGGACTTCCCATTCGTAGTTCAGTCGCTCCAGTTCGGGAAAATTGTTTTTAATTTCCTCGAAGCCGATGGGCCGCAGGGTCTTACTGGAGGCGTCCTGCATCATGCCAACTGTTCCGCCGGTATAAATAATCAGGATCCTGGTCATATTCCGAATATTAGCCGGGAATTGGCGGTGGTCCGCGCGGCTATCTCCTGCTCGGGAAGATCGTAAATGTCAGCCAGCCTTGCCGCGATATGTACCAGGAAACTGCTTTCATTTTTTTTTCCGCGGTAGGGCGCCGGCGCCAGGTAAGGCGAATCTGTTTCCAGTACCACGTGGTCAAGGCTGATCTTTGAAAGCACCTGGGGCAGTTCCGATTTCTTAAAGGTAATTACGCCGCCTATTCCCAGGTAAAAGCCCATATCAATCGCCCGGCAGGCATCTTCATAAGTACCGGTAAAACAATGAAATATGCCGCGAAGGCGGGGGTGCTTTTCTTCTTCCAGTACTCCGCAGATCTCCTTAAAGCTTTCCCGGGAATGGATCACCACCGGCAGATCCCGTTCAATGGCCCAGTTCACCTGAATGCGGAAAGCTTCTTCTTGTTCTTTTAGCAGGGAGGTATCCCAGTACAGGTCTATGCCAATTTCGCCGATGGCAAGGCAGCCATATTGTTCAATTGCCCGCTCCACTTTTTCAAGGTCCTTAAGGAAACCGGCTTTGACCGAACACGGATGCAAGCCGAGCATTGGAAAACAATTTTCCGGGTACTGCCGGCAGAGGCCGATGAGCGGATCAATGGAGTCCGGGTCAATATTCGGAAGGAACATTCGTTCCACCCCGGCTTCGAATGCACGCTTCATCACCTCCTCCCTGATTCCGTCGAAATCAGGGAGGTAGAGATGAGTATGCGTATCGGTCAGCAAATTATTTCTTTGGTTTTATGTCTACCAGCTCTACTTCAAATACAAGCGGGCTGTTCGAAGGAATGGGGCCGCTTCCGAATTCGCCGTAGCCATAGGCCGAAGGAATGATCAGGATGCCCTTTTCGCCTTTTCTAAACAAGGGAATACCTTCATACCATCCGTCAATCACCGCGCCTTTTACCAGGGCGAAGGAAATAGGTTCGCCGCGATCATAGGACGAATCAAACTTGGTACCGTCCAGCAGTGTGCCGGTATAATGAACCACCACCGTATCGCCGGACGTAGGCCGGGGGCCATCGGTCTCATTTGAAATATGGTACTGGATGCCGGCAGGCGTTTTCTTTACCTCCAGGTCATGTTCTTCAATATACTGGTTGATGGTATCGGCTTCCAGGCCTGTTTGTTTGTCGCGTTTTTCCTTCAGCTCCTGTTCAATCTCTTCCTTGGTCTTTACTTCTTCTACCTTTACTACCATGGTTACGTTGCTGCCTGGCCTGATGAAAGGCGGGCGGGGAGGCTTGGCCATCCCGGGGGTAAAGGTGGTATCGGTGCTGAAAAGGGAGTCGGACTTCATATGGAAAGTAGCGCTGTCTTTCAAAGTCATCATCTTCAGCGCATGGTATAAATATTCGAAGGTAGGAGCGCCCTGAAAACTCATGGAGTCAATCAAAGCCTCAAAGGGTGTTCCACGGTCATAGGAAGACTGCAAAACAGAATCATTCTCCGTTTTGTATACCAGGTGGAATTTCACATAATCCCCTTCATTGATCTCCTTACCGTTGTTCTTCGTATGTATTTTGTAGCTCAACCCATCATCGGTTGTACCGGATTTTCCACATCCCACCATGACGGATCCTGCCGCCAGAAGTATACACGTAATTTTACTATTCATATTACTGATTCAATAATTCTTTATATTCCTCTAAAACTGATTTGAATTTTTTAACGACTTCGTCCAGGGCGTCCTTTGATTGTCCCCCGGCAGCGTTCCGGTGCCCGCCTCCTTCAAAATATTTTTTCGCAATCTCATTGGCGGGAAATTCACCTTTTGAACGAAAGGATAATTTCACCACTTCAGAACGGTCTATAATTAACGCCGCAAATTTAATGTTATAAATTGACAATGCATAGTTTACAATTCCTTCTGTATCACCCGTTGTTACCTGAAAACGCTCCAGCTCTTCCCTTGAAACAGCAATGAGCCCCGTGCGATAGGCAGGAAGCACTTCCAGTTTCTCTGAAAGACAGTATCCCAGGAAACGAAGCCGGCTTTCGGATGACGTATCATAGATCAGTTCATGTATCCGTGAATTTTCCGCTCCCGCGTCAATGAGGCTGGCGATGATCCTGTGAACGGCCGCGGTGGTGGAGGGAAAGCGGAAGGAACCCGTATCGGTCATGATCCCTGTATAAAGACAGGTAGCAATGGCTTTGTCGATCAGGGGGCTGTCCCCCAGTCCTGTGATAAATTCATAGATCAGTTCGGCCGTGGCGCAGGCTTTGGAATTCCAAAGGCGGAATTGATCAAAGTTCTCGGGCTCCAAATGATGGTCAATCAATACTTTTGGAGCAGAAGAACCGGCAATCACTTCCCCCAGTTCGTTAATGCGTTTTAAATTGTTAAAATCAAGGCAGAAAATAAGTTCGGCTTCCTTTACCAACTCTTTTGCCTTTTGCTGCTGCGCGGTAAATACCACTACTTCGGCATTGCCCGGGAGCCAGTGCAGAAAATAAGGATAATCGCTGGGTGTGATCACATGCACAGTGTGCCCTTTTTGTAAAAGGTAGTGATATAAAGCCAGCGACGACCCCATGGCGTCTCCGTCGGGCTTGTGATGCGTAGTGATCACGATTCGCCGGGGCGTCATAAGTGCCGGTTTCAGCAGGGTATACGATTCCATAATAAAAAATTCCTGCGAAGTTATTAAAATCACCCGAATAAATGCCTATAAGCTTATCTTTGCGACATGATTAGCAATAAGACTTTTACCATGATCAAACCTGATGCCGTAAAAGCGGGGCATCTGGGTGCTATTTTGCATGATATTATCCAGGCAGGTTTTAAAGTGACGGCCTTAAAGTTTACCCGGCTAAGCCCGGAACTGGCCGGAAAATTCTACGATATTCACCGGGAACGACCTTTTTACCAGGACCTGGTTACTTTTATGTCTTCCGGCCCTATCCTAGCCGCCATCCTTGAAAAAGATAATGCCGTAGAAGATTTCAGAAAGCTGATTGGCGCAACTGACCCCCAGAAGGCCGAAGAAGGCACTATCCGGCGGAAATATGCTGCTTCCATCCAGGAAAACGCCGTTCACGGCTCCGATTCCAATGAAAATGGACAGATCGAAGGAAGCTTCTTCTTTTCGGAGTTCGAAAAAGTTTAAGTTTTTTCCCGGTTTCGCGAATTGTAATTTTTAATTCGCCCATTTTTATTTGCCGGTTTTTAGTTTGTAGTCCTTAGTTTGTAGTTTGTAGTCCTTAGTTTATAGTTTGTAGTTTGTAGTTTGTAGCTTTTAGTTTGTAGCTTTTAGTTTGTAGCTCATTTTTGGGGCAAGGGGAACCGGTCCGAATATGATTTTCGCGAACAAACAAAACGCTCTGAGCGTCAAGCCCGGTGCGGCAAAATGCTGCAAAGCACCACTTCTAAAAGCTAAAAACTGTTAAACCTTGAACTTTGAACCTTGAACTTTAAACTTCAACGTCAGCAACTTCCAAAAACTAGAAACTAACTAAAAACTAAAAACTGTTAAACCTTGAACTTTGGACCTTGAACTTTAAACTTCAACGTCAGTAACTTCTAAAAACTAGAAACTAAAGACTAAAACTATAAACTACAACCAAGGAGGAAACTAAAAACTAAGTTTTTTCGCTAAAGAAAAACAACCTCCCGGATGATTTCGGAACCGGCCCGGTCATTTAAAAGCTCGATGATCTTTTGCCTGGCCATTTGTAATTCGTTTCGCAGGACAGATGAATTAAGTTTCAGAAACAGCTTTTTGTCTTTGATAAACAGTTCAGTTGTCCGGCTGGCAATTGTTTTGCCCATAATCTCTTCCCAATGGGCTACTATGGCCGTTTCCTGGAACTTCCCTTTGATCTTGTAGGTTTCCAGCAGCAGGTCAACTGCTTCCTTCAGGCTGTGTTCGTTTCCTTTTTTCATGCTTCGGCTTTCTTTTTTCCGGCTTCCGGTGCTAATGAGCTTCAATTTTACCACATTTCACTTTAACGCAGCACTAATGCGGCAATTAGCGGATAGTTCCGCCGTCTATCCGGAATATTTTTGCAGGCACGCCGATCTCTCCGAACAGTTTCTCCAGCCGCTCCGGGTCGGTATCGGTCAGAAAGAGCTGCCCGAAGTTATCTTTAACCACCATTTCCATTAATCGTTTAATGCGGAGGCCGTCCAGCTTGTCAAAGATATCGTCCAGCAAAAGTAAAGGTTTAAAGCCTTTTTTTTCAAAAAGATAGCTGTACTGGCCAAGTTTTAATGCGATCAGGAAAGACTTTTGCTGCCCCTGCGACCCGAATTTTTTCAGCGGATGTTCTTCAATACTGAAAACCAGATCATCTTTATGAATTCCAAAGGTGCTTCGCTGGAGATGATAGTCCCGTTCCCGGGCCCGCCTGAGCCCCTCTGCAAATTCCGTGCTGCTGAGGCCTGATTCATATTTCAGCGCGATGCTTTCCGCATTACCGGTGATGAATTCGTAATGGGTGTGGAAAAGCCGGGTAAACAACTCCAGGAATTCACTTCGCTTCCGGTAAATGATCTCCCCGTATCGAACGAGCTGTTCGTCAAAAACCTCCAGCAGATCGGGGTCGTAACCGGCTCCATCACTACGCAACAGGGCATTTCTGCCTGACAAGGTTTTATTGTATTGGATCAGGGTATCAAGGTAGCTGTTATCGGTCTGCGAGATAACGTTATCCACGAACTTACGCCTTTCCTCGCTGCCTCCTGTTACCAGTTCGCCGTCGTTGGGAGAGATCATTACCAGGGGAAATAAACCTATATGGTCGGCCAGCCGCTGGTATTCTTTTTTATTTCGCTTGAATTGCTTCTTCTGGTTGCGCTTCAGGCCGCAATAGACCTTCTCTTCCGCTTCATTTTTATTGAACGTCCCCTGGATCACGAAAAGATCCTGTCCGTACCTGATCTGTTGGCTGTCTATGGGATTAAAATAGCTCTTACAGAGGGAAAGGTAATGAATTCCATCAAGCAGGTTAGTCTTCCCCGCGCCATTATTCCCCGCAAAGCAATTGACAGAAGGGGAAAACTCCAGTTCGGCGTCCGTGTAATTTTTAAAGTTAAGTAGTTGGAGCTTTTCCAGATACATTGTTCAAAGTTGGGAAAAATTGCTTGATACTAACGAGTAAAACTGTATTTTTGCACCTTAATTTAGTAAAACAGGCATGTCTAAGACAAGAAACCAGGAATCAGTAAGTACCGGGATGATGCTGAACGACAAATATGGCAGGGCGGAAAGTTTTGTGAACGAGAATAAGAAAAGCCTGCTCATTATCGCCGGTTCCGTAGTAATACTGGTGTTGTTATATATTGGCTATACAAAATTTTACCTGGCCCCGCGTGAACAGGAAGCCGTGAATGATATGTTCAAGGCACAGGAATTCTTCAGGAGCGATTCGCTCGATAAGGCTTTGAATGGAGATGGCAATTACAAAGGCTTTCTTACCATTATCGAGGAATACGATGGTACCCGCTCAGCCAACCTGGCGAATTATTATACGGGCGTTATTTACCTGCAGCAGGGAAAATTCCAGGAGGCCATTGAATACCTGGAGCATTACAGCGCGAAGGACGAGATCACCAGGGTGGAAGCCATCGGGCTT is a window from the Anseongella ginsenosidimutans genome containing:
- a CDS encoding asparaginase codes for the protein MTRILIIYTGGTVGMMQDASSKTLRPIGFEEIKNNFPELERLNYEWEVHTFDPPLDSSNMNLEVWAKIAGIIEENYLLYSGFVILHGSDTMAFTASALSFMLENLAKPVVLTGSQLPIGAIRTDARENIITAMEIAADRTGNQATVPEVGIYFDYQLFRGNRAKKYNAEKFEAFYSMNYPALAEAGVAIKYRHQNILSPPEKPLRVHKTLKPDVAVLKIFPGITERTVEAVLNTPGIRGVVMETYGSGNTFTAPWFINSLTRAIQRGLLILDITQCDGGAVELGRYETSKHLLEAGVTSGFDMTFESAITKMMYLLSFDLPAKELRKLLETPLRGELTAPAR
- a CDS encoding TatD family hydrolase codes for the protein MLTDTHTHLYLPDFDGIREEVMKRAFEAGVERMFLPNIDPDSIDPLIGLCRQYPENCFPMLGLHPCSVKAGFLKDLEKVERAIEQYGCLAIGEIGIDLYWDTSLLKEQEEAFRIQVNWAIERDLPVVIHSRESFKEICGVLEEEKHPRLRGIFHCFTGTYEDACRAIDMGFYLGIGGVITFKKSELPQVLSKISLDHVVLETDSPYLAPAPYRGKKNESSFLVHIAARLADIYDLPEQEIAARTTANSRLIFGI
- a CDS encoding FKBP-type peptidyl-prolyl cis-trans isomerase; this encodes MNSKITCILLAAGSVMVGCGKSGTTDDGLSYKIHTKNNGKEINEGDYVKFHLVYKTENDSVLQSSYDRGTPFEALIDSMSFQGAPTFEYLYHALKMMTLKDSATFHMKSDSLFSTDTTFTPGMAKPPRPPFIRPGSNVTMVVKVEEVKTKEEIEQELKEKRDKQTGLEADTINQYIEEHDLEVKKTPAGIQYHISNETDGPRPTSGDTVVVHYTGTLLDGTKFDSSYDRGEPISFALVKGAVIDGWYEGIPLFRKGEKGILIIPSAYGYGEFGSGPIPSNSPLVFEVELVDIKPKK
- a CDS encoding DHH family phosphoesterase; its protein translation is MESYTLLKPALMTPRRIVITTHHKPDGDAMGSSLALYHYLLQKGHTVHVITPSDYPYFLHWLPGNAEVVVFTAQQQKAKELVKEAELIFCLDFNNLKRINELGEVIAGSSAPKVLIDHHLEPENFDQFRLWNSKACATAELIYEFITGLGDSPLIDKAIATCLYTGIMTDTGSFRFPSTTAAVHRIIASLIDAGAENSRIHELIYDTSSESRLRFLGYCLSEKLEVLPAYRTGLIAVSREELERFQVTTGDTEGIVNYALSIYNIKFAALIIDRSEVVKLSFRSKGEFPANEIAKKYFEGGGHRNAAGGQSKDALDEVVKKFKSVLEEYKELLNQ
- a CDS encoding nucleoside-diphosphate kinase; this translates as MISNKTFTMIKPDAVKAGHLGAILHDIIQAGFKVTALKFTRLSPELAGKFYDIHRERPFYQDLVTFMSSGPILAAILEKDNAVEDFRKLIGATDPQKAEEGTIRRKYAASIQENAVHGSDSNENGQIEGSFFFSEFEKV
- a CDS encoding DUF721 domain-containing protein — its product is MKKGNEHSLKEAVDLLLETYKIKGKFQETAIVAHWEEIMGKTIASRTTELFIKDKKLFLKLNSSVLRNELQMARQKIIELLNDRAGSEIIREVVFL
- the recF gene encoding DNA replication/repair protein RecF (All proteins in this family for which functions are known are DNA-binding proteins that assist the filamentation of RecA onto DNA for the initiation of recombination or recombinational repair.), yielding MYLEKLQLLNFKNYTDAELEFSPSVNCFAGNNGAGKTNLLDGIHYLSLCKSYFNPIDSQQIRYGQDLFVIQGTFNKNEAEEKVYCGLKRNQKKQFKRNKKEYQRLADHIGLFPLVMISPNDGELVTGGSEERRKFVDNVISQTDNSYLDTLIQYNKTLSGRNALLRSDGAGYDPDLLEVFDEQLVRYGEIIYRKRSEFLELFTRLFHTHYEFITGNAESIALKYESGLSSTEFAEGLRRARERDYHLQRSTFGIHKDDLVFSIEEHPLKKFGSQGQQKSFLIALKLGQYSYLFEKKGFKPLLLLDDIFDKLDGLRIKRLMEMVVKDNFGQLFLTDTDPERLEKLFGEIGVPAKIFRIDGGTIR
- a CDS encoding tetratricopeptide repeat protein: MSKTRNQESVSTGMMLNDKYGRAESFVNENKKSLLIIAGSVVILVLLYIGYTKFYLAPREQEAVNDMFKAQEFFRSDSLDKALNGDGNYKGFLTIIEEYDGTRSANLANYYTGVIYLQQGKFQEAIEYLEHYSAKDEITRVEAIGLLGDAYSELKQYDKAISKYREAATTNPNSFTSPLYLMKLALVYEATNNVPEAVKTYKTIKTEYWQFAQTQNIDAYIAKLEQKAPSGNE